TCTGACAGGGGAAAAGTAAGGGGGCGAGCTAAAAGCTTAGTAAAGAAGTACAAATGAAATACAACAATTTACAAGAAACTCAAAGCAATCAATGTTCATATCGTAAACTCATAGAATATCATAACAaatcatatcataatcataaaattTCATAAAGCATAATCATACTTCATGTGATCATGACAccactattgtccatgtcacatcatgtgGGAACTAGTAAAGCATAAACCAGTAAATCCTCCTCTATGTGGTAAACACgaactctggtccttgaataacttCGGCgtgtctgccctatgagttatgccaactcctttgttgtgtcgcgttcagcacgctaacaacctaatgcctttcatacaacatacaagcagatATACAAACAACTCacatcataacataatagctcatactttttcataacataatagcttaccatagctcatacttttcataacataatagcttaccatagctcacacttttcataacataatagctCTTACAAAATATTacctcatacttttcataacataatgcgtgaaattctagctaacttccttacctagagtccaaacaaaaataaagtgCAGGGTACTTCACAACTAGCCTagaatcacattcaaacattcgtcttaatatcaagtaagattacacatgcccaacaaacataccccacatgtgcatgggtcatgcacacgttGCATAGGTTGCACCACACTATAAACAttcaataatttcacataaaatcttaAAAGAATAATCTCAATTCTACTAAGTAATCCTCAATGGCTACAAAACAAGAAACATGCACTTAATCAAattgcatatatttgaacgtaaaacttAGCTTGCatataacatgcatacgtgagacgGCTCTTAAAACTTGCTTTGAAGTTGGTAATATTTattcctttattttcttgtcaatttcacaaaaattctgcAAGCATAAAATCAATTACCAATTTGATTATTACTACTTTATTCTTTGTAAATCATACATTTgtcattcataaattttattacaaaaatttaatttactaaaataattctttagctttaattgtataaaataataatcttattcattatttaataaaaactgaaAAAGTGACAAAATTTTTagttatttctaaaataattaatttggcatGATTAATTTATTTCACAAAAGTCATTTTTATTttgacaaataaaataaatattaaaacatgacatctaaaaaaataacatttctaGATGACAAAATTTTACATCTAAgtcataaatatataaaagttGGAAAAGTCCAACTATATtcccatttattaaataaattatttggtcACCttataaaaacaattttattacttaattattttttaaataaaaactgcATAAATATAAATGAGAGAAACACATATTTAAAGTATGGAAAAGTTacatttatgatatatatatatatatattaaggcaTAAATTACTAAGACATGTGTTTgatatcttttaattaaaagagATTTTCCACGAAACTAAATAAAAATCAGTAAGCATGTCATATTAAAAAGTGCAAGAACACATGcacaaaaaaattatacattttctCATTTTAACTTATAACATGAACTCTGCAAATTAACATTCTAaaacaaatttattaaaaaaaaacattctaAAACAATCAAAACAAAATCAGCAAGCCTAAAAATCACATAATATTCCAAAAATTCTCATAATtcatttttatcaatttttacaattcaccctaacatgtttctacactttGTGCATCTAAATATTACAATTAGCATGCAAAACTAACAATACCAAAATCAAGCTATCATAAATCATATAAAACACCCAATGTTGAATTTCTATATGGCATAATgcataaaagattacaaatttGACATGCTCATAATTAATAGCttaaaagaaagaataaagaacacacaaaCAACAATACAACCCTAGTATGCATTGTATTTCAAACATTTGCATTTTGATATCCCAAAACATCAAGATCTAAGGATAACAATATTCCAATATGAACCTTTATCACCAAGACATCAACTTTTAACACATATATATagtaacacataatcatatatattGCATACCCTACTCTTACATCATgcatatccaaaattcattcatGCTTGCCTAAACACCCATACACACCCAAACGTACATACACGCCTAGGCCACTTACAAGAATACATATTTTCATAGCAAATCATTTATAGAAACTACTCATATATAACCCGCATGCGTATCTCTTTTCATGTTTCTATGGGTTCAAGAAAAATAAAGACATGGAGAACAATCATCAACACATATagaaaaacaaaaatcaaaataacaaCTGATATTTCAAGATCCGTAGACAAAATTCCTCCCATGCTTCTACACATAGTAACAACATAGAATCATGAAGGACAATCAAAATACATAGAGACAAAACTATCCAAAAAACCaacaatatattaaaaaaatcaacaaTAAATCATCACCATAATATCAAAAGGTAGGATTTTCTATGACCTCCTTATAGTGTTCAAGAATACACTAGAATGCTCAATCCTTTAGCACATCAAGACCCTAGATTCAATCAAAACCCAAAGGAAAACTAATCTATTGcttaaaactcaaaatgaaacGGGCAGATTATGAGagggaagaaaaataaaaagaatactATGACATAATACCCTTAGGTGTCGagacctcttcttcctctttctttctttctttctctctttctttctcttcttatcTCTCTAAACCTCATGCCTCcagctccctttctctctctaggtaCTCGACCAACCACCAAAATGGGATCCCTCATGTTTTCCTTGCTTTTATAAAGGCCCTAGTGGCCAAAACCCTATGCTAATAGGAAACGGATGTTGGAAAACTTATTTAGGAtctttttattttcatgtaaatcgtatattgaatatattaatataagaaaacctagaacatgtttctaaaattgaattcatacagagataatgataagaacacttacattattgtgcagcggaatgattgagtcattctgtaatgccccgactaactcTAAGAtctcagaccattaaaactactaagcataactactattttaggaatacatgcataaaataatagaactttatttaaattcaaatgaatatgggatcccattgtaattacagaaaacataaacctttaattattttttcaaatactaaatgcggaaaaataaatacataaattgaaaagactcaaaaatataaacttcatcatcgatcttccagcagtccatccattcagtccatccccaatatacatgccaaagctgccatggaCCCatccgccttccaagcttattttcctgcaccatctaaaataaaaggaatgagcactacaagaaaaaacagtattcataacacttaaaaactgctaaccgggagtattgataacgcttctgaaaacgctaacgcaacccctgttattaaaagtcctgtcttttctataatagtattcgaatgttatgttcaatgttatcttaaactattcaataacacatttttagttgttataatattcaaataataacatttagttagagtatttgattataaatttgaagtttaatcttatactttatgcataacactttccaactgttatgaaatttgttatatttgatcattttataacgtttttagttcattctattatataaatcataacattttgtcccaattataatatattatacaaaacaaccataattattttaaattctcccagtaataacattttgttattttgtagtatgcatttttaattgttgtaaaatgtttttattattgtattttgattaaaaaaaatcacaattgatcaaaagtataatattaaatagatcaaaaaatctaaaatattcaatatatatgatcaaccatgagtatttttacatttgaagacgAACTCCTTCAAATCATGACAATgtccacttcaaaagttcttagttctaacttgagtttgaaagaatacataataaaattctatagtcttgcacatcttttgctttaaaagtaaaaaaatagatacataacaagatacacaaaaagtaaaccatgaagcttTCTCCACCCTCCATTTCATCATCTattccattgtgcacttgtctttgttgtgaggttgatttgcttagctacacaatagtttaaataattaatgcttaaactgagagttaatagtaaactaaaagagtacaaaaagaaagaaagttaataaCCTCATTATGACTTTATAAGTCGGCCATGCAATTACACTAACTACAACACATAGGCATGAAAGATTGAagatttatgcttggtaaaatactcattagaaaagttagctcaaacactttatgattatgaaatgaaaatgcaaatgatacaccaaccaaacatataaatatatatatacaataaaacaactaatttataaagaaaacccaaTAGCATAGACACATCTTTTACCAAAACATTGTCAGAATCACAAATTGTTAAGTGCATATAGATATAGACCTATCCCGTAAAACTATTACTAGGCAGCCACAGAAACGCTCAATGGATTCTTTCCCTCCttgttattaatataaattaaattataaaataaagttGCTAAATACCTACTCATCTCTCTTAGTTCAAAAACAACTTCAGAATAGAGGAAAAGCTGGAAGgaatcaaagaactcaagaaaataaaaggTCAGGCAAGAAACAAGAATAAACTGAAGCCATATATTATATTAACTCAATgactaagaaacaaaataaaaaactgaGTTGAGTACATACCATGTTGAGTAATTGGAGCTAAGCACTTGGTCATTATCAAATAAGAACGGCAGGTTTCAATATTTTCATAAATTGCTTGCATATGGAAGCAAATTTTCAATTATCAAATGGCCAAAATCTCACAATCCAATGTGGTTATATCCTCAATTAGACAAGTGCCAATGATCTCCATTTCATCATTACAAAAAAATACATAAAGGTAGTGTGCAAGACATAGTATTTCAAGCAAAAAGATAACTAATAAAATAGAAGAACAAATTTACTAAACATGCAAAATTTAAATGTCTTTTCACTTCTGTGatcaaaaacctaaaacatgCAAATGAAATACAATTGCAAAAATAAGATATGCAAATAATAATAGTTTAACTTTAAGAGAGTAGAGCTTCAGTTAGCACTTATAACAAAAGCTTAATAAAATCAGATAATACAACATGCATAAATCAAATCTGGACAATCCTAACTTCATACAAAAAAATACAGCAAAAAGGACTAAAGGAGAGATAACTACAAAAATACCAACACAAGCAATTCTAACCATCGTAGAGACTAACTACAATTAGTTACAGGAAGAGTCTATATTAACAGTAATACTAACAGAACTAAAGACACTAACAAATACAAATAGTAAGGTATTGACTAAGTGTTGTTGTCAAGAGAATACTCAATAGTTATATGGTTAatgaatttattttaaaatcactCTTAATTTACCTAAAAGTTCCATTTACTTTGGGTGAATTAATTCCAATCAGTCAAGAATCTCAATCTATCCAGTAGTTTGAATAAGTATATACCTTACTTAACCCTTCATATTAGTCGTGCATGGAGGCATTCAAACTAAGGAAAATCAACTAAACAAATAGCTACTATGCACAGAAATGAAATAAGAAAGGGAACCCTACAAACATGTTCTTCAACACTCACAAGAACCAACATAATCACAACCAAATAGAAATACAAAATGAAAAGGGGACTCTTATTTATAGACCTCCAACCAAATAGAAATAAGATAATCATATGCTGAAAAAATTCCAAGGCAGTATCCAAATATAttcatcaaaataagaaaacataacaatacAAAGTCTGTCATAGAAGAAATAAGACCAACAAGCCAAAAATGCCACAAAAGATAATGACATACAGAACATGAAAAATTTCCCATAGGCCCAAACAACCAAACTCTAAGGCACGCTGAGGATTAACTACTCCAAATCCATGATTTAAAACACTTAGATTTAACACAAAAGAAGTAGCATGAAAGCATAAATGAAAAATAACTGAGAAATTAAGAGAAGAAACACAACTAAAATTACTTGGTCCGAGTCACACAAAGCAATAGTACATACTCAAAAATTACAACTTGAAGATTGAGTTTTTCAACACCTTTCTCTGTGACAAAATTAGTTCTCACAAACACAAGCTCTGAGAAAATTACGCTCAATCTAAAAAATGAGAGACAAACATATGAAATTCAGGATTTTAGAAATAATTCTAACACaagcacacacatatatatatactgatAATATTCAAAATGTTTACTTgatattgaaatctgaaaagaaaaaaaacacaaactatACCTCTCACAAAGATAAACAGAGGTCTTCCGTTCTTGCTCATAGCCAGTAGGAGAGATAAATAGAGGGGGAGGGACGAAAGACCCAACAACTTCAACACGGGTGTGGTCGTGGTGTGCTTCAGCTGGGTGAGGGAGGCTTCAGCAGGGGTGTGGCCGTGGTTTTCTTCAACGGTTTACTTTTGGTCCGTAAATGGCAACATGAACACAATCAATATTAAAAtaaactgcaaaaaaaaaaaaaccatcaaaGAGCATGATCGAGTGTTACATATATAATGGcaagaaaaaactataaaaatttGAGAAAATTTGGACCATTAAATGTTTAAGGTTTAGGATTTTCAACTTTTAAATCCATAAAtcaacaccaaaaaaaaaatcaaaattgacaGGCTTAGTTACCTTAGTTTACATATAAATCATActtcatatatcataaattaaaaaaatgggtTAAAGTTACCTTACTTCACATAATGGACAGACTCGGTTGCCCATCGCCCATGGAGGAAAGGCCTCTGGTTCGCGCTAGGGAGAAGAAAGGGTCAAAGCACTTTGGGGAGCATCTGCTTCGCCCCTTATTGCGTCTTTTCATCATTGTCCCAAAGCCCTTTCCCGGGACCCTTCATAGTACTTCAAAAAATAAATTTGACCATTATTCATCATAAAGATAGTAGAACATGAACATAAGaatttaaaagacatattaaACTTGAAAAATAATTCAGTACCTCCTTTTCTCTACTtcatttggaaaatttatagtaAACTTGCAAAGTGATGCTACAAAGAAGTTTAAAGGTTTAATGGCGTGAAGAACCCCACATGCCTGGAATCATCATTTACATTGGTCAGAAAGAGGAAATAGTTTAAGCCGAAAAAATCTTGCAACAACATATATGGCTAGACATATATAGCACAGAAAATATATTATGTGGCATGATAGAACCCATTTATTATCTAGCTGAAATTGCAGCCAAGACTTAtatactatatatttttttaatagcaAATAGACATTTACAGAAAATAATTCCACACCAAGAACCTATACTGAGATGACATGTCAGAACAATGATTACCTGTGTGAATGCTTGATATCCCTTTAGTATTTCCAACACAATAGCCTCTCCTTGTGACCTCCGAAAGTGACTCAAAGCTaattaataaaaggaaaaaaaaaagaactactAGAATACTATTTTTATAATCCTACTAAAAATGCATTGGTACAAAGTTAACCAAACCTTGACAAAATAAGAGACAATGCATCAAGTATGGTCAACCAAAATGAATCAACCATTGAGAGACAAAGATGTGTTGTTTTCCCAGTAGACTTAATAATAGGTGGATCAGAATCACATCTCGGAGATTGAAGCTGGTACACAAGACAAGCTAGTCAGCCCTCAGATGAACTGCTTGCTATATTATATAGAAGAAATCTTATagcaaaaaaaataaatacctCACCAACATCCATTGCTTCATCTGTTAATGCAGCCACTGTAAAGACAACTCCTAACAAACCCTCAACAGCCAGAGTTATATCTTTCTGTAATGCACTTTCAGCTATGCCCTTAATACGTgaaaaattatagaaaatatttgtgTGATATTGAAAATGTAACACCGgacacatagtgaagatgtgttttggctttgccataaacataaaatgagataaaatccaatcaaagtaACCTTGCTTTCCCAAATTATAAAAGCTATAACTATAGTGGATGGTTATCTAACAAGTGATTGTCAATACCACCCAAAGATATAAACCATGGTTGATTTTCTTTGTATTCTATATCATGATATCTTTTGTCTATATTAAAGGAAGTCCAAAAATTTGTATAAGGTTTTGTCTAGCTAGAGTACCGGCATTGCAGGTAAAGGAATAATGTTGTTGAAGCAGCCACCGTATAAGGAAATATAGTCCAAATTCCCTGTGTGATTACACAAGTCAGATCCACATAATTGAAACTTTTAACAACATGGATTTAGCTTTTAAGAGATAAATTATATGTGCATACCACAACCGTTGCGGAAGTAGCAAGGGAAAACAATGGGCGCTCTCTCATCAAGCATCCTATCCCCAGCTGTTCTCAAAAAGAGAATAAATgattattagttctccattcatgACAAATATGTACAACAGAACATTAGAAAAAACTGCCTGAAATTGAAATTTCAATGATCCCTTGGCTTTGAAATTCTATATTGAAGGTGTTAAACATAAATTAGTCATAGCCTTCATTTAATTGACCCGTCAGATACACTAGTGTATTAGTACTCAACAAAATTTCATATAGTCAATCTGATGCAATGGGATTTTAATAAGAGCTTAACTGAACTGAATTGGAAGAGTGACCAAACCACCACCACAAACTCCAACAAAGAAACACTCAGCAGATATTCCCTACTTACCCAAAAAAACACATCAATCCCAGGGCATGAGCATAAATACTAGACGAGATGAAATGGGACAACAGCTTctcatttttatttcttttttttttgtttaaattaatttattgattgtaaaactatataaaaaaaacaagctAAGATGGTAAATTAGTCATTGAACACTAACAGCTAGAAATGTAATGTGAGCCCAGCATAGGCCAATGCAATTTGATGTGGTGAATAACTAGAACACTTGGAGAGCAAAAATAGcacaaaaaacagagcatcatagatcagatttaaaacatactcaaaaactaaaaaaataaatattaagaaTTTAAGCTTGTGCAAATTCACATACATgtgcttgcctttgcctttgagTGTCTATATGTTAAAAAATTATGCAAGGGAGCTAGAAGATCGAGAGAAAGAGTATATAAGCATTATGTATGTACCTTACCTAGACAGAAAGCAGAAAGCAAAAGTGAGGTAAACATGACAGTCTCAAACAAGAGAGCTAATAATACAAGAGAGCTAATCATATATAAGAAGATTGATAAAATCTCTTTAACTAATATGGTTGTATCACTAACACACTCTAGCTCTTGCCAAAATTGTTTGTTATACTTAAAATCTGCTAGGTGATATAATACAACTAACTAAGGTGTAGTCATTAGAAAGGAAGCAAAGGAAGTTGAGCTATTTATATAAGACCAAAGCACATTCCCGCGCATTCACCTGTATACTAGAATTGACTCAACATTACAAACTATAAATGCATTGTTTCATATAAATTTCGAATAGCACAAACAATCATCatatactttttatataaaattacCACTAAAAGAAAGACAAAAGAAGCAACACCAACCACTTGTAATGAGAAGCTTTTCCTCACTGTATGAGATCATATAACTAGGATAATACTTATTGCGGCTGAGCTTAGTTGATTCCCTTGTACCTTCTATGCTAAGTTCTGGATAATAGAAGTAGTCATTTGAAGCATGACTTGCAAAAAATTGCAAAAATTGCTAATTAGTTTATCTTCATTTTTATCAAATAGCACCCATTACAATATCATTAAACAGTTGAATGTCAATAATAAACCAATGATCCTCTCTCATTACATTAATAAGATATATTCTAATTTTAGACAGCTTTTGATATGCCACTTTCAATTTTATTTAGCAGTATAAGCATATACACTACACACCAAAGTGATCAATTATGAGTCATTATATACATATAACCAATTAGTTGATGTGGCCTCATACTCTTGCCAGACAAGTGAAACAAGATCACGTGTTTGGATAAGTGACGTGGTGAAGAAAGATAAACACCTTTCAATATATTCTAATAAAAATCTTTACTACACAAAGCATTAATAGCATTAATAAGGAATACCAAaccaaaacaacaacaacaataatgataaaatgttaattgaaaatattttactcGAAAATTGAAGGTCCACCTTTCCAAAAATATACTTAATATAACCTTCAATGCCACTTACACAACCTTATCAAAGAAGTCATATatagttgtatatatatatatataactacagAAATGGAAGGCACACTAAAGTGTAAGTCATAAACATTAGAGAAGAATTCCAAACACACATAACATGTATGCATCGAAACAAGGGTGTTTCCTCCAAGTATTATCATAAAAGTATCAATATTATATAATGCACGTGAGTATAGACATATCATATATGCATATTTGTTAATAATTTTTCTCTGCTATTTATCAAAAAGTTCCTCCTAAAATCAGTGACTGAAACTTTTATGATACAAACAGAATTAGAAAGTTTAGAGCAATTCTATTGTAGCAGCAAATTGTGGTATGATTAAAataccaaatttaaaaaatagatcAGTAGTAGCagtaaaaaaataacacaaaccAGTAACAAAATACACCAAAGCCAATAGCAAAATACATATTCTACGTCATTAAACCAGTAGCTTGTATGCCATTACACAAGTTCAAATTATAAGAATAAATAAAAGTGAGATCAAGAAAAAGCTCAATAtggaatataataatattttctagTTATAAATTAAAACAGATAAGCTGGTAAAACTATATAAAAACAAGTTCAAATGGTAAATTAGTCATTGAACACTAACTGATGCCCCGGCCAAAAATGCTGTTGGATTTCTTACTCCAACGGAAAATCGTTCAACTGCAGACCATATAAATGAACAACCATGTTACAATATCCATAATATGGATTAGTTTTTATCAAACAATGTTAAGGATGAAAAGAATTGAGAGCTCACCAAAACCAATGAGATTTCCATATTTTTTAACAACACGAGTTATGCTCAAAGCTTTCTCTTTTCCAATCCCTAACTGCAGTCACCATCAAGATTAGAATACATTATTAATGTAATAGAAGTTGAAACCAACCAGAACTAACCTTTGAACAAACATCATCAAATGCCCCAGACTGCTTGAAAAGCTTTCCAAAATAAAATGGTATCAAGTCACTAATGCACACTCCCCTAATAACTATACAGTGTCAAATTGATTTTTCAATATAAGAATATCACCTAAAATGGTAATGGCTAAAGAGCTACAAGTGAAAAGCTTCatcaaacatgtttaataaaaataactaattgaaTTAGGAAGCTAACCAGTACACCCAAAAAATCATCAATGTTATGTATCCAGCATTCCTAGAAAAGGACTCAGCAAGAGACTTCCATGACCCATCCAAGGTTAGCATCCTTGCTATAGATATGCCAACCTAAATcacttactataaataagaagtCAGACATACAATGGAACCATGAAACACACAAATTTTACTAAAAGGAGCAAGAAAATTTCTTGAGCTTGTGAAACAGAAATACCAGAACAGAAGACAGGCCCAGATATTTAAAGCTTCTTCACTGATGAAAAGACCACAAGCAGTAGCCATAAGCAGCAAAAAGTAAATCCACCTACAATGAGAGATTAAAGTGAGATTAACCCCATATTTCAAAAGCACAAGACTTAACCCAATTTTTCCTTTGGGGATACATACCCTGGAGCATATTCTGGCAGAGCTATTCTGTAACCAAAAGCTTTAAAGGTGAAGCCAACAGGTGCTATGGCCATTACTGAAGGAGATGAACTATCTGAAAGAAACT
The genomic region above belongs to Humulus lupulus chromosome 1, drHumLupu1.1, whole genome shotgun sequence and contains:
- the LOC133814207 gene encoding uncharacterized protein LOC133814207, translating into MFMAKPKHIFTMCPVLHFQYHTNIFYNFSRIKGIAESALQKDITLAVEGLLGVVFTVAALTDEAMDVGELQSPRCDSDPPIIKSTGKTTHLCLSMVDSFWLTILDALSLILSRSQGEAIVLEILKGYQAFTQVIIVLTCHLSIGSWCGIIFCKCLFAIKKIYNFNIKLSVIFSELVFVRTNFVTEKGVEKLNLQVVIFEYVLLLCVTRTK
- the LOC133814214 gene encoding uncharacterized protein LOC133814214, which produces MTSRVLSLPHDFTPTITSFQSSISASRRLSQAFRVLSLPHADYLRWRRRGLSVRKLGMLANGSRIARELDLEEWTSRTETADVLHEPSCAYFVDAFILILIGIVAVKLSVAIWTRSHQQDDVKNYKAKVPKTNADIHDINSDLVLEDLKDASTDFEFSFLAKIAIALGIAAIVTIVSIGVERPAIGSSLGFQFLSDSSSPSVMAIAPVGFTFKAFGYRIALPEYAPGWIYFLLLMATACGLFISEEALNIWVGISIARMLTLDGSWKSLAESFSRNAGYITLMIFWVYWGVCISDLIPFYFGKLFKQSGAFDDVCSKLGIGKEKALSITRVVKKYGNLIGFVERFSVGVRNPTAFLAGASGISAECFFVGVCGGGLVTLPIQFKQLGIGCLMRERPLFSLATSATVVGIWTIFPYTVAASTTLFLYLQCRYSS